A portion of the Eubacterium maltosivorans genome contains these proteins:
- a CDS encoding [Fe-Fe] hydrogenase large subunit C-terminal domain-containing protein — MDKLMHSVYLDKDKCLGCTTCLRSCPTGAIRVREGKAKIIESKCIDCGECIRVCPHHAKMAKTDPLSKIKDYKYTVAIPAPTLLGQFKMKYSIDRILSALKSLGFDEIVEVAFGAEIIGRAIKYEFTAKHYPKPMISSACPAVAKLIQVRFPELTGNINRLKAPMGLTARITRKRLIESKKLRSEDIGIFFITPCAAKATEVSNPLPSDDLFSTIDGAIAIKDIYAPLMGAMKTVEVEDGIHNSSAEGFSWAVSGGESSYLKNKKVLHVDGISNVIKVLEEIENGKLDNIDFFEGLACLGGCVGGCLTVENNFVAKMYIEERAKLERMDSHKHLEEAYIKNLYNTGMMHQKEKLMPRGPKPLDEDMGEAIKKMHAIEELEAKLPGLDCGSCGAPGCRALAEDIVMGNAREIDCVFVLKDRVLELSKLTSELLQVGHPMKNKNENNEETEEEK; from the coding sequence ATGGATAAATTAATGCATTCGGTGTATCTGGATAAAGACAAGTGCCTGGGGTGCACAACCTGTCTGAGATCCTGTCCGACCGGCGCTATCCGCGTGCGGGAGGGCAAGGCCAAGATCATCGAGTCAAAGTGCATTGACTGTGGCGAGTGTATCCGGGTCTGCCCGCACCACGCGAAAATGGCAAAAACCGATCCGCTCTCCAAAATCAAGGACTATAAGTACACGGTCGCCATTCCGGCGCCGACGCTGCTGGGGCAGTTTAAGATGAAATACTCCATCGACCGCATTTTATCAGCGCTCAAATCACTGGGCTTTGACGAAATTGTGGAGGTGGCCTTTGGCGCCGAGATCATCGGCCGGGCCATCAAGTATGAGTTTACAGCCAAACACTATCCGAAGCCGATGATTTCATCGGCCTGTCCGGCGGTGGCGAAGCTGATTCAGGTGCGTTTTCCGGAGCTGACAGGCAACATTAACCGGCTGAAGGCGCCCATGGGGCTGACCGCGAGGATTACGCGAAAACGTTTGATTGAGAGTAAAAAACTCAGGAGTGAGGATATCGGGATATTCTTTATAACACCCTGCGCCGCCAAGGCCACAGAGGTGAGCAACCCGCTGCCAAGCGACGATTTGTTTTCAACCATTGACGGCGCCATTGCCATCAAGGATATTTACGCGCCGCTGATGGGCGCCATGAAAACTGTCGAGGTGGAGGATGGGATTCATAATTCATCGGCTGAGGGCTTCAGCTGGGCAGTGTCCGGCGGGGAGAGCAGCTATCTGAAAAACAAAAAAGTGCTGCATGTGGACGGAATTTCCAATGTCATCAAGGTCCTTGAGGAGATTGAAAATGGCAAGCTTGACAACATCGATTTTTTTGAGGGGCTCGCCTGTCTGGGCGGCTGCGTTGGCGGCTGTCTGACCGTAGAGAATAATTTTGTGGCCAAAATGTATATTGAGGAGAGAGCTAAGCTGGAGCGCATGGATTCCCATAAGCATCTGGAGGAGGCCTATATCAAAAACCTGTACAATACCGGCATGATGCATCAGAAGGAAAAGCTGATGCCGCGCGGCCCCAAGCCTCTGGATGAGGATATGGGAGAGGCCATCAAAAAAATGCATGCCATCGAGGAACTGGAAGCCAAACTTCCGGGGCTGGACTGCGGCTCCTGCGGCGCGCCGGGCTGCCGGGCGCTGGCCGAGGACATCGTTATGGGCAATGCCCGTGAGATTGACTGTGTCTTCGTTTTGAAGGACCGTGTTCTGGAGCTTTCAAAGCTCACAAGTGAACTGCTTCAAGTGGGGCATCCCATGAAGAATAAAAATGAAAATAATGAGGAAACCGAGGAGGAAAAATGA
- the nuoE gene encoding NADH-quinone oxidoreductase subunit NuoE: MAELVPIDNLDVVKEIVAEHRDVPGCLMQILQETQEKYGYLPIELQQTIADELDIPLTEVYGVATFYSQFTLKPKGKYKIGVCLGTACYVKGSQAILDKVTDTLGLAVGDTTEDGKFSVDATRCVGACGLAPVMSINEDVYGRLSVNEVKDILAKY; the protein is encoded by the coding sequence TTGGCTGAATTAGTACCTATTGACAATTTGGATGTTGTAAAGGAAATCGTTGCTGAACACCGTGACGTTCCAGGCTGTCTGATGCAGATTCTGCAGGAAACACAGGAAAAATACGGTTATCTGCCCATCGAGCTGCAGCAAACCATTGCAGATGAACTCGATATTCCTTTAACAGAAGTGTATGGGGTAGCAACATTTTACTCCCAGTTTACCTTAAAGCCAAAGGGCAAGTACAAAATTGGCGTCTGTTTGGGGACAGCGTGCTATGTAAAAGGCTCTCAGGCTATTCTGGACAAGGTTACCGATACCCTTGGTCTGGCTGTTGGCGACACCACAGAGGACGGCAAGTTCTCAGTCGACGCAACGCGTTGTGTAGGCGCCTGCGGTCTGGCTCCGGTTATGAGTATCAATGAAGATGTCTACGGACGCTTGAGTGTAAACGAAGTAAAAGACATTCTCGCAAAATACTGA
- a CDS encoding (2Fe-2S) ferredoxin domain-containing protein: MKKSLEELKAIRSKKLEEINLRKGKDGYRVVVGMATCGIAAGARPVMVKLMEEVETQGLKDVTVAQTGCIGVCRLEPIVEVYNPEGEKVTYVKMTPEKVQRIVDEHLKNGKVVEEYTMTIVDGKVIEPVKQA, encoded by the coding sequence ATGAAGAAATCCTTAGAAGAATTAAAAGCGATCAGAAGCAAGAAACTTGAAGAAATTAATCTGAGAAAAGGCAAAGATGGCTACCGTGTGGTTGTTGGGATGGCAACCTGTGGGATCGCCGCCGGTGCCAGACCTGTTATGGTCAAATTAATGGAAGAAGTGGAAACACAGGGCTTAAAGGACGTTACCGTTGCCCAGACTGGCTGTATTGGCGTTTGCCGTCTTGAACCCATTGTCGAAGTTTACAATCCGGAAGGTGAAAAGGTTACCTATGTCAAAATGACGCCGGAAAAAGTACAGCGCATTGTGGACGAACATCTGAAAAACGGCAAAGTAGTCGAAGAATACACCATGACCATCGTTGACGGAAAAGTCATCGAACCCGTCAAACAGGCATAA
- a CDS encoding DRTGG domain-containing protein → MNVKELLADERFVCANDTVSLDREIESGYVGDLLSWVMANADNNCAWVTIQTHMNIIAVATLLEMACIIIPEGAEIEEDTLAKATEENIPIITTEMNAYQVCTFLGEKGI, encoded by the coding sequence ATGAACGTAAAAGAACTGCTGGCGGACGAACGCTTTGTCTGCGCCAACGATACTGTATCCCTGGACCGTGAGATCGAGAGCGGCTACGTGGGCGACCTGCTGAGCTGGGTGATGGCCAATGCGGATAATAACTGCGCGTGGGTGACGATCCAGACGCACATGAATATCATCGCTGTGGCGACACTTTTAGAGATGGCCTGCATTATTATTCCTGAGGGCGCGGAAATTGAAGAAGACACCCTGGCCAAGGCTACGGAGGAAAATATTCCGATCATTACCACTGAAATGAACGCTTATCAGGTTTGTACCTTCCTGGGAGAAAAAGGCATCTGA
- a CDS encoding ATP-binding protein — MKELSLHILDITQNSIRAGASLVKLTINENVDDNLLEIIIEDNGKGIPADKLPNITDPFVTTRTTRRVGLGLSLFKDAAEGCDGRFEIQSEENVGTRVYASFAYDHIDRMPLGNMPDSVITMLMSFGEAELVYVQRYNEREFVFDSREIKEILGEDSLMNDPDVLNWIRGYVEEGLEEITEE; from the coding sequence ATGAAAGAGTTATCGCTGCATATACTGGACATTACACAGAATTCCATTCGGGCGGGCGCAAGTCTGGTAAAATTAACCATTAATGAAAACGTAGACGATAATCTGCTTGAGATTATCATTGAGGATAATGGTAAGGGAATACCAGCCGATAAGCTGCCAAATATTACCGATCCTTTTGTAACCACGCGGACCACAAGGCGTGTAGGCCTTGGTCTTTCGCTGTTTAAGGATGCGGCCGAAGGCTGTGACGGCCGGTTTGAGATCCAGTCAGAGGAAAATGTAGGAACGCGGGTTTACGCATCTTTCGCCTATGACCACATTGACCGGATGCCGCTGGGAAATATGCCCGACAGTGTTATCACCATGCTCATGTCCTTTGGGGAGGCTGAGCTTGTATATGTACAGAGGTATAACGAGCGTGAATTTGTATTTGACTCAAGAGAGATCAAGGAGATTCTCGGGGAAGACAGCCTCATGAATGATCCGGATGTTTTAAACTGGATCAGGGGCTATGTTGAAGAAGGACTCGAAGAAATTACGGAGGAGTAA
- a CDS encoding PHP domain-containing protein produces MSTVAIDLHMHSVLSPCGDMGMTPNNIVGMALLKEVDYIALTDHNTAKNLPALFEVAKGEGLCVLPGIEVTTKEEAHILAYFDTLEGAMALDAILYEHLPDIPNKPDYFGPQYILDAEDEITGEVDKLLISATDIGIDELAEMVKPLGGIIVPAHIDRKSYSIMVSLGFIPPDLPVKTVELSKATTVEEAKKKFRFFREYQFIHGSDAHQLEDMAEREYFIDLPDLRKSTLIEYLGGTTE; encoded by the coding sequence ATGAGCACTGTCGCCATTGATCTGCACATGCACTCTGTCCTGTCACCTTGCGGCGATATGGGCATGACCCCTAACAACATCGTGGGCATGGCTCTGCTGAAGGAGGTTGACTACATTGCGCTGACCGATCATAATACCGCTAAAAACCTGCCCGCCCTTTTTGAAGTGGCAAAGGGCGAGGGCCTGTGCGTGCTGCCGGGCATCGAGGTAACCACCAAGGAGGAAGCCCATATTCTGGCATATTTTGATACCCTGGAGGGTGCGATGGCGCTGGATGCCATCTTGTATGAGCATCTGCCGGATATCCCCAATAAACCCGATTATTTTGGCCCACAGTACATTTTAGACGCTGAGGATGAGATTACCGGTGAAGTGGACAAGCTGCTGATCTCAGCGACGGATATTGGCATTGATGAGCTGGCCGAAATGGTTAAGCCGCTGGGCGGGATTATCGTACCAGCCCACATCGACAGGAAATCCTACAGTATTATGGTATCACTGGGGTTTATCCCGCCGGATCTGCCGGTAAAGACTGTGGAACTGTCCAAGGCAACGACTGTGGAAGAGGCAAAAAAGAAGTTTCGTTTTTTCAGGGAATACCAGTTTATTCACGGCTCCGACGCCCATCAGCTGGAGGACATGGCCGAACGTGAATATTTCATTGATCTGCCAGATTTAAGAAAATCCACTTTGATTGAATATTTAGGCGGAACAACAGAATAA